One genomic region from Desulfobaccales bacterium encodes:
- a CDS encoding ABC transporter ATP-binding protein, translated as MLLLRTEHLDMRFGGLSALEDLNLAVPAGGLYGLIGPNGAGKTTVFNLISGFVRPTSGRILLDGTDVTGEPPHRLTASGIARTFQNIRLFAELSVLDNVLAGYHCRSRAGWIEAILRLPRYRREAKAHRAKGLGLLEEVGLADAASLPAGTLPYGHQRKLEIARALATGPRILLLDEPAAGLNPGETQKLIEFIREIQGRYNLTIMVIEHNLRLVMGLCQHLTVLDHGLTIAAGAPSEVKRNPQVIRAYLGK; from the coding sequence ATGCTTCTCCTCCGGACCGAACATCTGGACATGCGCTTCGGCGGGCTTTCGGCCCTGGAGGATTTGAACCTGGCAGTGCCGGCAGGTGGCCTCTATGGCCTCATCGGGCCCAACGGCGCGGGCAAGACCACGGTCTTCAACCTCATCAGCGGCTTTGTGCGGCCCACCAGCGGCCGCATCCTCTTGGACGGCACCGACGTCACCGGTGAGCCCCCCCACCGCCTCACGGCCTCGGGGATCGCCCGCACCTTTCAAAATATCCGCCTTTTCGCGGAACTGAGCGTCCTGGACAACGTCCTGGCGGGGTATCATTGCAGGAGCAGAGCCGGCTGGATTGAGGCCATCCTGCGTCTGCCCCGTTACCGCCGGGAAGCAAAGGCGCACCGGGCTAAAGGCTTGGGCCTGCTTGAGGAGGTAGGATTGGCGGACGCAGCAAGCCTCCCCGCGGGTACGCTTCCGTACGGCCACCAGCGCAAGCTTGAGATCGCCAGGGCCCTGGCCACGGGGCCCCGAATTCTCTTGTTGGATGAACCCGCCGCCGGTCTCAACCCCGGCGAAACCCAGAAATTGATTGAGTTCATCAGGGAGATCCAGGGGCGCTATAACTTGACCATCATGGTCATCGAACACAACCTGCGACTGGTCATGGGCCTCTGCCAGCATCTCACCGTCCTGGACCACGGCCTGACCATCGCCGCGGGCGCACCTTCAGAGGTTAAGAGAAACCCCCAGGTAATCCGGGCCTATTTGGGAAAGTAG